A window of the Amblyraja radiata isolate CabotCenter1 chromosome 5, sAmbRad1.1.pri, whole genome shotgun sequence genome harbors these coding sequences:
- the LOC116973100 gene encoding 40S ribosomal protein S3a-like produces the protein MAVGKNKQLSKGIKRGAKNKVVDPFAKKDWYDVKAPTMFNIRTLGKTLVRRTQGTKIASEGLKGRIFEVGLADSQNEEVACRKFKLIVEYVQGKNCLTNFHGMNLTRDKMCSMVRKWQNMIEAHVDVKTTDGYLLRLVCVGFTKKRNNLIRKNSLAQQQQVRTIRKKMVEIITREVQTNNLKEIVNKLIPDSIGKDIEKACQSIYPLHDVYVRKVKMLKKPKFELGKLMELHEEGGSSTSKTSEETGAIDDRADGYEPPVQENV, from the coding sequence ATGGCAGTCGGCAAGAACAAGCAGCTGAGCAAAGGCATCAAGAGGGGAGCCAAGAATAAGGTTGTGGACCCCTTCGCCAAGAAGGACTGGTACGATGTCAAGGCTCCAACAATGTTTAACATTAGGACTCTGGGTAAAACTTTGGTTAGAAGAACTCAGGGAACTAAAATTGCCTCAGAAGGCTTGAAAGGCCGTATATTTGAGGTGGGTCTTGCTGACTCACAGAATGAAGAAGTGGCCTGTCGCAAATTTAAGCTGATCGTCGAGTATGTTCAGGGCAAGAACTGCCTGACCAACTTTCACGGGATGAACTTAACACGTGATAAGATGTGCTCGATGGTCAGAAAATGGCAGAACATGATTGAAGCTCACGTTGATGTCAAAACCACAGATGGGTACCTCCTGCGCCTTGTTTGTGTTGGTTTTACTAAGAAGCGTAACAACCTGATTCGCAAAAACTCCCTTGCTCAGCAACAGCAGGTTCGTACAATCCGCAAGAAGATGGTGGAAATCATAACTCGCGAAGTTCAAACCAACAATCTCAAGGAGATAGTCAATAAATTGATCCCAGACAGCATTGGCAAGGATATTGAGAAAGCTTGCCAATCCATTTATCCGCTCCATGATGTGTATGTCCGGAaggtcaaaatgttgaagaagcccAAATTTGAATTGGGCAAATTGATGGAGCTGCATGAAGAAGGAGGAAGCAGCACAAGCAAAACATCAGAAGAGACTGGTGCTATAGATGATCGAGCAGATGGATATGAACCTCCTGTCCAAGAAAATGTCTGA